One genomic region from Candidatus Nomurabacteria bacterium encodes:
- a CDS encoding TlyA family RNA methyltransferase gives MTKFRLDQTLVAQKLVATRSQAESLIKLGEVQVNGKIIIKPSYYVSPSDNVVVTANERYVSRAGLKLASVSKIFDLDFNNKVVLDVGSSTGGFTDFALQHGAKKVIAVDVGTNQLHTKLRHNERVELHEQTDIRSFSTKQNIDMVVMDVSFISLREVLPYIKRIAPRATIVAMVKPQFETGANLKNKGVIKNEKVRREILKDFELWVKDLFVIANKSDSKVSGAKGNLERFYLLKAKSVL, from the coding sequence ATGACAAAATTTCGCTTAGATCAAACATTGGTTGCGCAGAAGTTGGTAGCCACAAGGAGCCAAGCCGAAAGCCTTATCAAGCTTGGAGAGGTTCAGGTAAACGGGAAGATTATTATAAAACCTAGTTATTATGTTAGCCCTAGCGACAACGTGGTTGTTACAGCGAATGAACGATATGTATCAAGGGCTGGTTTAAAGTTGGCATCTGTTTCTAAGATATTTGATCTGGACTTTAATAATAAAGTAGTCTTAGATGTTGGCTCTTCAACAGGGGGTTTTACGGATTTTGCTTTGCAACATGGTGCAAAAAAGGTTATTGCGGTTGATGTTGGCACTAATCAGCTTCACACAAAACTTCGTCACAACGAAAGGGTTGAGCTACACGAACAAACCGATATACGTAGTTTTTCTACGAAACAAAATATTGATATGGTGGTTATGGATGTAAGCTTTATTAGTCTAAGAGAGGTATTACCATATATTAAAAGAATTGCACCACGGGCGACAATAGTCGCTATGGTTAAGCCACAGTTTGAAACTGGCGCAAATCTTAAGAATAAAGGTGTCATCAAAAACGAAAAGGTGCGCAGAGAAATTCTTAAAGATTTTGAATTATGGGTAAAAGATTTGTTCGTTATTGCTAACAAGTCCGATAGCAAAGTAAGTGGCGCAAAAGGCAATCTTGAACGCTTTTATCTATTAAAAGCTAAATCTGTCCTGTGA
- the efp gene encoding elongation factor P, producing MAFGITDLKKGTLFQFNGEPFKVIDYSQKVMGRGGSIVNVRIKSLLDGKVLEKTFKGNEQLDPAEVVNKNVQYLYSDGSIYFFMEDETYEQFEVSSELIGDQSGYLKEGDKVIVQLFDGRIINVELPKNVYLKVTYAEDVVKGDTTSSVLKDAELETGVKVKVPAFIKVGDVISVDTATGAYRERKKD from the coding sequence ATGGCATTTGGAATCACAGACCTAAAGAAGGGAACATTATTTCAATTTAATGGCGAGCCTTTTAAGGTTATTGACTATTCGCAGAAAGTTATGGGTCGTGGAGGTTCGATCGTTAATGTTCGAATAAAAAGTTTGCTTGATGGTAAGGTTCTTGAAAAGACCTTCAAAGGCAATGAACAGTTAGATCCCGCTGAAGTCGTTAATAAGAACGTCCAATACCTGTACAGTGATGGTTCAATATACTTTTTTATGGAAGATGAAACTTATGAACAATTTGAAGTATCTTCGGAACTGATCGGTGATCAATCGGGGTATCTAAAAGAAGGAGACAAAGTTATTGTTCAGCTTTTTGATGGCCGTATTATTAACGTGGAGCTACCCAAGAATGTTTATTTAAAAGTCACGTATGCAGAGGATGTAGTTAAGGGTGATACGACCAGTAGTGTTTTGAAAGACGCCGAGCTTGAAACTGGTGTTAAGGTGAAGGTTCCGGCATTTATTAAGGTTGGCGACGTTATTAGTGTCGATACAGCAACTGGTGCATATCGTGAACGTAAAAAAGATTAA
- a CDS encoding Crp/Fnr family transcriptional regulator produces the protein MLGNDSQLELFLSLFKHGKLLSYNKGEYIIRPGESPEYVFYIESGLVKAFNISKYGEENLLIIRKPHEIFPLIWAVTGQGRSIIYQALSPTTVYKVNREEFTKFLTSNTDVLYPFIDLIVKQYRIHSERILNLEYRSVRERLVSFILTMAMRFGKDCPEGVLINVPLKQQDIASSINATRETTSRELGVLERKGLITTTQGYITIIDKSALKKLL, from the coding sequence ATGTTGGGTAATGATAGTCAACTAGAACTATTTCTTAGCCTTTTTAAGCACGGCAAGTTACTATCCTACAATAAAGGAGAGTACATAATTCGCCCTGGCGAATCACCGGAATATGTTTTCTATATTGAAAGCGGTCTTGTTAAGGCATTCAACATTAGTAAATACGGTGAAGAAAACCTCCTTATCATCAGAAAACCTCACGAAATATTTCCACTAATCTGGGCCGTTACCGGACAAGGACGGAGTATCATATACCAAGCCTTGTCTCCGACTACTGTATATAAAGTTAACCGTGAAGAATTTACCAAATTCTTGACCAGTAATACTGACGTTCTCTACCCCTTTATTGATCTTATAGTCAAACAGTACAGAATTCATTCAGAAAGAATATTAAATCTTGAGTATAGAAGCGTAAGAGAAAGACTTGTGTCGTTTATTTTAACTATGGCTATGAGATTTGGCAAAGATTGCCCTGAGGGTGTATTAATAAATGTACCCCTAAAACAACAGGATATAGCGAGCTCCATAAATGCAACACGCGAGACAACTAGTCGAGAGCTTGGTGTTCTTGAACGAAAAGGGCTAATAACCACTACTCAGGGTTATATTACTATTATTGATAAGTCAGCCCTCAAAAAGTTACTTTAG
- the ychF gene encoding redox-regulated ATPase YchF: MSLSIGIVGLPNVGKSTLFNALTNSNILAANYPFATIEPNTGIVPIPDERLNKLAEIYRSSNIVPATVTFVDIAGLVAGASNGEGLGNQFLANIRSCNAICHVVRAFEDKDIQHVDGTHSPKKDIDIINTELVLADLQTVEKRLPKLTKEAKANPKLKNLTDCLEKIKQCLNDNHPINSRFSDEQLKEFEDLHLLTAKPVIYVYNVDEETLANKAKLAELKNLVPHAKVIFVCAKLEEEVKSLDPIDKQELLASYDITSSGLEQLIHIAYDTLGLQSYLTAGEKEVRAWTIKKGSTAPQAAGVIHGDFERGFIVAQIINFHDLVKYGSEQNAKSTGKVRTEGKTYIMQPDDVVEFRFNV; this comes from the coding sequence ATGAGTTTATCCATTGGTATTGTTGGTTTGCCGAATGTCGGCAAAAGCACTCTTTTTAATGCCTTGACAAACAGTAATATCTTGGCAGCAAACTACCCTTTTGCCACTATTGAACCAAATACTGGAATTGTACCCATCCCAGATGAAAGACTTAATAAACTGGCTGAGATATACCGATCATCAAATATCGTTCCAGCAACCGTAACATTTGTCGATATAGCTGGTCTTGTGGCTGGAGCAAGCAATGGCGAAGGACTGGGTAATCAATTTTTAGCAAATATTCGTAGTTGTAACGCCATTTGTCACGTTGTTCGCGCTTTTGAAGACAAGGACATACAACATGTTGACGGCACTCACTCACCAAAAAAGGATATCGATATTATCAACACCGAGTTAGTGCTTGCAGATCTTCAGACAGTAGAAAAAAGATTACCAAAACTTACCAAAGAAGCTAAGGCTAATCCAAAACTAAAAAACCTGACAGATTGCTTAGAGAAAATTAAACAGTGCCTTAACGATAATCATCCAATAAATAGTCGGTTTAGTGATGAGCAGTTAAAGGAATTCGAAGATCTGCATTTATTAACAGCAAAGCCAGTTATTTATGTTTACAATGTTGATGAAGAAACCCTAGCCAATAAAGCAAAGTTAGCCGAGCTTAAAAATTTAGTTCCTCATGCAAAGGTAATATTTGTCTGCGCTAAGCTAGAAGAAGAAGTTAAAAGCCTAGATCCCATAGATAAACAAGAGTTACTAGCAAGCTATGATATTACGTCTTCTGGCCTAGAACAACTTATTCATATAGCCTACGATACTTTAGGTCTGCAAAGTTATCTGACCGCTGGAGAAAAAGAAGTTCGTGCGTGGACAATCAAAAAAGGTTCAACCGCACCACAAGCGGCAGGTGTTATCCACGGAGATTTTGAACGTGGATTTATAGTCGCGCAAATTATCAATTTTCACGATCTTGTTAAGTATGGCAGTGAGCAGAACGCAAAGTCCACTGGAAAGGTTCGCACAGAGGGAAAAACCTATATAATGCAACCAGACGACGTAGTTGAGTTTAGATTTAATGTGTAG
- the pilM gene encoding type IV pilus assembly protein PilM — MSLLTGVSDFFGLDIGTSAVRLVELRGGGPVKQLVRFGYVPIDAKLAMSDAKPDQQKVGEIIKDLLLQAKVVSKNVVVGIQSQRVFTTLVDVDRLSPSELGKSIKLQADSIIPTPVAESKIDWALIGDSPKDQSKVEVLLTSVPNEYIEGRLDLLESIGLNVIALEPDNLALGRALLPPDAVNPQMIVDVGENSSDIVVVANGAPRLTRSIPTGSNSIIKAAVQNLNIDEQQAKQFVSKFGLSKDRLEGQVFNAVITTVDILMAEIDKSIKFFTNRYQVGVEKIVIAGAGAIIPGMPAYVANKTGLNVEIGNAWRNVSVGTASESDLMALSPYFAVAAGLAERQE, encoded by the coding sequence ATGAGTTTACTAACCGGCGTCTCTGATTTTTTCGGACTGGACATCGGCACCTCAGCAGTCAGATTAGTTGAACTAAGAGGGGGCGGGCCAGTCAAACAGCTTGTTCGATTTGGCTATGTTCCAATAGACGCAAAGCTTGCCATGAGCGACGCAAAACCAGATCAACAAAAGGTTGGCGAGATTATTAAAGATCTACTATTACAAGCTAAGGTTGTAAGCAAGAATGTTGTGGTTGGTATTCAGTCTCAACGCGTGTTCACAACATTAGTGGATGTGGATCGGCTTTCTCCGTCTGAACTTGGCAAGTCAATTAAGCTTCAAGCAGATTCTATTATCCCAACACCAGTGGCAGAATCAAAAATTGACTGGGCTCTAATAGGTGACTCACCAAAAGACCAATCGAAAGTCGAGGTGCTTTTAACTAGTGTTCCTAATGAATATATCGAAGGACGCCTTGATTTGTTAGAGTCTATTGGGTTGAACGTGATTGCCCTTGAACCAGATAATTTAGCTTTGGGGCGAGCACTTTTGCCACCTGATGCTGTGAATCCACAAATGATAGTTGATGTAGGTGAAAATAGTAGCGACATTGTTGTGGTGGCCAACGGCGCGCCAAGGCTCACTCGTTCGATACCTACTGGATCTAATTCAATTATTAAGGCTGCGGTTCAGAATTTAAATATTGACGAGCAACAGGCCAAGCAGTTTGTTTCAAAATTTGGACTCAGCAAAGACCGACTTGAAGGCCAAGTATTCAACGCTGTTATCACAACTGTCGATATCTTAATGGCAGAAATTGACAAATCGATTAAGTTTTTCACTAATAGATATCAAGTAGGTGTCGAGAAGATAGTAATAGCAGGTGCTGGAGCGATAATCCCAGGCATGCCGGCTTATGTTGCTAACAAAACTGGTTTGAATGTAGAGATTGGTAATGCCTGGAGAAATGTTAGCGTTGGTACAGCAAGCGAGTCTGATTTAATGGCGTTATCGCCTTATTTTGCAGTCGCAGCGGGATTAGCAGAGAGGCAAGAATAA
- the rpsF gene encoding 30S ribosomal protein S6 has translation MWANPKKGEVLNKYELAVLYHPDLEVDLDKGEMRVKKIIDDNMGKIVDTDIWGKKKLAYPINKLESAVYVFYTVELNPTVLAKIEATLNITDEVIRYLIVKIDEKEQAKIKELKETAEKKKAQQVTENTQAQEETEE, from the coding sequence ATGTGGGCAAACCCAAAGAAAGGAGAGGTTTTGAATAAGTACGAACTAGCTGTGCTATACCATCCGGATCTTGAAGTAGATCTTGATAAGGGTGAAATGCGCGTCAAGAAAATTATCGATGACAATATGGGAAAGATTGTTGACACCGATATTTGGGGCAAAAAAAAGCTTGCCTATCCAATAAATAAACTAGAGTCAGCTGTATATGTTTTTTATACAGTTGAGCTTAATCCAACAGTTCTTGCAAAGATAGAAGCGACACTTAATATCACAGATGAAGTAATCCGATATTTAATTGTTAAGATTGACGAAAAAGAGCAAGCAAAGATAAAAGAGCTTAAAGAAACTGCTGAAAAGAAAAAAGCTCAGCAAGTAACTGAAAATACACAAGCACAAGAAGAAACAGAGGAGTAA
- a CDS encoding serine hydrolase, whose protein sequence is MPQTSYRRHTESPQKPTKSRHLRSGTVLFMAILMIAVVAWLLLAKKKAHSPSTPTNQSTNQQPTSNTNESSSQEKTLPNIQSTIDEFIKNNPGTYAIKITDINGRSLAEVNGDQQFFTASIYKLFVAYVGYQKIDDGTYDLNEPYITGYTRGECLDAMIRASYSPCAEKMWAELGKESITEQMKSYGLINTSLTGLYTSANDSAIMLQKIAKGEGLSVNSKKSYLDSMKSQDSKFRIGLPAGFTKSIVYNKVGWNEDKEWHDTAIIELPNGQKIVVAILTTGVGYKTIAQLGAKIEQALLK, encoded by the coding sequence ATGCCACAAACAAGTTATCGACGGCATACAGAATCGCCTCAGAAACCCACCAAATCAAGGCATCTTCGCTCAGGTACTGTATTGTTTATGGCTATACTGATGATAGCTGTAGTGGCTTGGTTACTTTTAGCCAAGAAGAAGGCGCACAGTCCGTCAACGCCAACAAATCAGTCAACTAATCAACAACCTACCAGTAATACTAATGAATCATCAAGTCAAGAAAAGACGCTACCCAATATTCAATCAACAATCGATGAATTCATAAAAAATAATCCCGGTACCTATGCAATTAAAATAACAGATATCAATGGTCGATCGCTGGCAGAAGTTAACGGGGATCAACAATTTTTCACAGCAAGTATATACAAATTATTTGTAGCATACGTGGGTTATCAAAAGATAGATGACGGGACTTATGATCTTAATGAACCTTATATTACTGGATATACAAGAGGCGAGTGCCTAGATGCTATGATTCGTGCGTCTTACAGTCCATGTGCAGAAAAAATGTGGGCTGAATTAGGCAAAGAATCCATTACCGAACAGATGAAATCTTATGGACTCATCAATACCTCTTTAACTGGCTTATATACTTCTGCTAACGACTCAGCAATAATGTTACAAAAGATTGCGAAAGGTGAGGGGCTTAGCGTGAATTCAAAGAAGTCTTACCTGGATTCTATGAAATCTCAAGATTCAAAGTTTCGCATAGGCTTGCCAGCTGGGTTTACAAAATCAATAGTATACAACAAAGTTGGTTGGAATGAAGATAAAGAGTGGCACGATACAGCGATAATTGAACTGCCAAATGGCCAAAAGATTGTAGTCGCTATACTTACTACAGGCGTTGGATATAAAACGATTGCCCAGCTAGGCGCAAAGATCGAACAGGCTTTACTAAAGTAA
- a CDS encoding 30S ribosomal protein S18, protein MAKIFRKKEEVAFFDYKDFKTLQRYVNVYGQIEGRKKSGLTESQQRHLARAIKRARHLALLPFVAKG, encoded by the coding sequence ATGGCAAAAATTTTTAGAAAAAAAGAAGAAGTTGCATTTTTCGACTACAAAGACTTTAAGACGTTACAGCGATATGTAAATGTTTATGGACAAATTGAAGGTCGGAAAAAATCTGGATTAACCGAAAGTCAGCAACGACATCTTGCACGAGCAATCAAGCGTGCCCGACATCTTGCGCTATTACCATTTGTAGCAAAGGGTTAA
- a CDS encoding single-stranded DNA-binding protein, which yields MAKGFNKVILMGNLTRDPEVRTTPNGQSVANFSIAVNRTWKGSDGSQQDSVSYIDCVAWGRTGEVIAQYMQKGRPILVSGRLDQRSWEQDGQKRSKVEVVVEDFNFVGGGSGDFNGNESSRSSSNSSSKNNDAVEVDDVSDEAINLDDIPF from the coding sequence ATGGCAAAAGGTTTTAACAAAGTAATATTAATGGGCAATCTAACACGGGATCCAGAGGTGCGGACTACGCCAAATGGTCAGAGTGTAGCAAACTTTTCGATTGCCGTGAATCGCACCTGGAAGGGTTCGGATGGCAGTCAGCAAGATTCAGTTAGCTATATCGACTGTGTGGCATGGGGTAGAACTGGTGAGGTTATTGCTCAATATATGCAAAAAGGTCGACCAATTTTAGTTTCTGGACGTCTAGATCAACGAAGTTGGGAACAAGATGGCCAAAAGCGAAGCAAAGTAGAGGTTGTTGTTGAAGACTTTAACTTTGTTGGCGGTGGTTCTGGTGACTTTAACGGAAACGAGTCATCACGTAGCTCAAGTAATAGTTCAAGTAAAAATAACGACGCAGTAGAAGTGGATGACGTTAGTGATGAGGCAATCAACCTCGACGACATTCCATTTTAG
- a CDS encoding PH domain-containing protein: MIDLKKVDAQLFNVGMRNRFFARPEVKELCHILAPNEMINHAVVGQYEGGFALMVATDRRALLIDKKPWFLTMEDIRYDMISEVDYCARMLDATLSIITINKTLAFTSWRKTRLRDLVKYIQHRVMELRHIDDGWSQPNELPQNLPAQSYSSFSSTIQPSIQDDFASSYKRQIQVHSLAHVAGKMATDEFLNPRPFVKPLYLRPSLIAKYKHSGFTPKPTTTH; encoded by the coding sequence ATGATTGATTTGAAAAAAGTTGATGCACAACTATTTAACGTAGGTATGCGAAATCGTTTCTTTGCTAGGCCTGAGGTTAAGGAGTTATGTCATATTTTGGCCCCAAACGAGATGATTAATCACGCTGTAGTAGGGCAGTACGAAGGTGGATTTGCATTAATGGTTGCAACTGATCGTCGTGCTTTGTTGATAGATAAAAAACCTTGGTTCCTAACAATGGAGGATATTCGATATGACATGATTTCAGAGGTCGATTATTGTGCCCGTATGTTGGATGCAACATTATCTATAATTACGATAAATAAAACATTAGCCTTTACTAGTTGGCGCAAGACAAGATTACGAGATCTAGTTAAGTATATTCAGCATCGAGTTATGGAACTTCGACATATTGATGATGGATGGTCTCAGCCTAACGAATTGCCCCAGAACTTGCCCGCGCAAAGTTATTCGTCTTTCTCAAGCACGATTCAGCCTAGCATACAGGATGATTTTGCAAGTAGCTACAAAAGGCAAATTCAGGTACATTCCTTGGCGCACGTAGCCGGCAAGATGGCGACGGATGAATTTTTGAATCCGCGACCTTTCGTAAAACCTTTATATCTGAGACCGTCTTTGATTGCCAAGTATAAACATAGCGGATTCACACCTAAGCCGACTACTACACATTAA